One region of Salvia miltiorrhiza cultivar Shanhuang (shh) chromosome 3, IMPLAD_Smil_shh, whole genome shotgun sequence genomic DNA includes:
- the LOC131016021 gene encoding membrane-anchored ubiquitin-fold protein 4 isoform X1: MPEEDSVELKFRLYDGSDIGPFRYSPASTVAMLKERVVTEWPKDKKISPKAANDVKLISAGKILENNKTVAQCKMPFGELPKGVITMHAVVQPSVAKAKTGNLFYLFYSAANLIDSHKFSCSNSLFILAAYFISPTMF, encoded by the exons ATGCCGGAGGAGGATTCGGTGGAGCTGAAGTTCAGATTGTACGATGGATCAGATATCGGTCCGTTCCGATATTCGCCGGCGTCGACTGTTGCTATGCTGAAGGAAAGAGTTGTCACAGAGTGGCCTAAAG ATAAGAAAATTTCCCCAAAAGCAGCAAATGATGTGAAATTAATAAGTGCTGGGAAAATTTTGGAGAATAACAAGACTGTTGCACAGTGCAAGATGCCATTTGGAGAGCTGCCTAAAGGAGTTATCACCATGCATGCTGTTGTACAGCCATCAGTAGCAAAAGCTAAGACAGGTAACcttttttacttattttattCAGCTGCAAACCTGATTGATAGTCATAAGTTCAGTTGCTCTAATTCTCTTTTCATACTAGCTGCCTACTTTATTTCGCCTACAATGTTTTAA
- the LOC131016021 gene encoding membrane-anchored ubiquitin-fold protein 3 isoform X2: MPEEDSVELKFRLYDGSDIGPFRYSPASTVAMLKERVVTEWPKDKKISPKAANDVKLISAGKILENNKTVAQCKMPFGELPKGVITMHAVVQPSVAKAKTEKKVDETPKKNVCSCSIL; the protein is encoded by the exons ATGCCGGAGGAGGATTCGGTGGAGCTGAAGTTCAGATTGTACGATGGATCAGATATCGGTCCGTTCCGATATTCGCCGGCGTCGACTGTTGCTATGCTGAAGGAAAGAGTTGTCACAGAGTGGCCTAAAG ATAAGAAAATTTCCCCAAAAGCAGCAAATGATGTGAAATTAATAAGTGCTGGGAAAATTTTGGAGAATAACAAGACTGTTGCACAGTGCAAGATGCCATTTGGAGAGCTGCCTAAAGGAGTTATCACCATGCATGCTGTTGTACAGCCATCAGTAGCAAAAGCTAAGACAG AAAAGAAGGTTGATGAGACTCCCAAGAAGAACGTCTGTTCGTGTTCCATCTTGTGA
- the LOC131015977 gene encoding GRAS family protein RAM1-like — MMKPSCRSMASLIKSETKSIKTEMGNLKISEGCLKSETSCCTKQEPTTTDDRESSSSSSLKKNSDFESHGLTPVGSLSSLLNPTNLKFEENGDVEIHSPDYSLWESIFSDHVVDNDFMICSPVRNMQTSSYSYSYASPPRFSSPLGPNKGKGLSPLHRVFSSPNNQFMQVESLSSLPALETLLDDNYDTKEDDFVVFSPMKIAGADCYAAVPELLECLNMADSAPAIQVPLSQQLQQERQQEEQQQQRHFERCIQHQQPPNAPPHRLQRQHPPPQQLHHQNHHMPNMHNTLMLPIPEPEQEQDSGLQLVHLLLACAEAVSKEDYMLARRYLHHLNRVVSALGDSMQRVAACFTEALSARLAATLTNKPTTSNIIPFNPFPPNNLEILKIYQILYQACPYIKFAHFTANQAIFEAFEAEERVHVIDLDILQGYQWPAFMQALAARPGGAPFLRITGVGPSLESVRETGRCLTDLALSLHVPFEFHPVGEELEDLKPHMFNRRVGEALAVNSVNRLHRVPGNSLGNLLTMIRDQAPNIVTIVEQEASHNGPYFLGRFLEALHYYSAIFDSLDATFPADSAQRAKVEQHIFAPEIGNIVGHEGPERVMRHERLEKWRKIMEGKGFQGVALSSNAVTQSRILLGLYSCDGYRLTEDKGCLLLGWQDRHILAASAWRC, encoded by the exons ATGATGAAGCCTTCGTGTAGGAGCATGGCAAGTCTGATCAAGAGCGAGACAAAAAGCATCAAAACTGAGATGGGAAACCTCAAAATCTCAGAAGGCTGTCTGAAAAGCGAGACAAGTTGCTGCACAAAGCAAGAGCCAACAACAACAGACGATCGCgagtcatcatcatcatcatcactcAAGAAAAACTCAGATTTCGAGAGCCACGGCTTAACCCCGGTGGGCAGCCTCAGCAGCCTGCTCAACCCCACGAATCTCAAATTCGAAGAAAACGGCGACGTCGAAATCCACTCCCCCGATTACTCCTTGTGGGAATCCATCTTCTCCGACCACGTAGTCGACAACGATTTCATGATCTGCTCGCCCGTCAGGAACATGCAGACGTCCAGCTACAGCTACAGCTACGCGTCGCCGCCGCGGTTCTCGTCGCCGCTGGGGCCCAACAAGGGGAAGGGGCTGAGCCCCCTCCACCGCGTCTTCAGCTCCCCCAATAATCAGTTCATGCAGGTCGAGAGCCTCTCCTCCTTGCCCGCCTTGGAGACCCTCTTGGATGATAATTACGATACTAAAGAGGATGATTTCGTCGTCTTTTCTCCCATGAAGATCGCCGGCGCGGATTGCTATGCGGCCGTGCCGGAGCTTTTGGAGTGCCTCAACATGGCGGATTCGGCTCCTGCCATTCAAGTGCCCTTGTCGCAGCAGTTGCAGCAGGAGCGCCAGCAggaggagcagcagcagcagcgccacTTCGAACGGTGTATCCAGCATCAACAACCACCCAACGCGCCGCCGCATAGACTACAACGTCAACACCCGCCGCCGCAGCAGCTTCATCACCAAAACCATCACATGCCGAATATGCACAATACCTTGATGCTGCCGATTCCTGAACCTGAGCAG GAACAAGATAGTGGACTCCAATTGGTGCACCTTCTTCTGGCTTGTGCTGAAGCAGTGTCGAAAGAGGATTACATGTTGGCACGGCGGTATCTCCACCACCTCAACCGCGTGGTCTCCGCCCTCGGCGATTCCATGCAGCGCGTCGCCGCCTGTTTCACCGAGGCCCTCAGCGCAAGGCTCGCCGCAACTCTCACAAATAAACCCACTACCTCAAACATAATACCTTTCAACCCTTTCCCTCCCAACAACCTAGAAATCCTCAAAATCTACCAAATCCTCTACCAAGCCTGCCCCTACATCAAATTCGCCCACTTCACCGCTAACCAAGCAATCTTCGAGGCTTTCGAGGCCGAGGAGCGTGTCCACGTCATCGACCTCGACATCCTCCAGGGCTACCAGTGGCCTGCTTTCATGCAGGCCCTGGCAGCCAGACCCGGAGGAGCTCCCTTCCTTCGGATAACCGGGGTGGGCCCGTCCCTCGAGTCAGTGAGAGAGACGGGAAGGTGCCTGACCGACCTGGCTCTCTCACTCCACGTCCCCTTCGAGTTCCACCCGGTCGGGGAGGAACTCGAGGACCTCAAACCCCACATGTTCAACCGGAGGGTCGGGGAGGCGTTGGCGGTGAACTCGGTGAACCGGCTCCACCGCGTCCCGGGCAACAGCCTGGGGAACCTACTGACGATGATCCGGGACCAGGCCCCGAACATCGTGACCATAGTGGAGCAAGAAGCGAGCCACAACGGGCCCTACTTCCTGGGGAGGTTCTTGGAGGCCCTGCACTACTACTCGGCGATATTCGACTCGCTGGACGCGACGTTCCCGGCGGACTCGGCGCAGAGGGCGAAGGTGGAGCAGCACATCTTCGCCCCGGAGATCGGGAACATCGTGGGGCACGAGGGGCCGGAGCGCGTGATGCGGCACGAGCGGCTAGAGAAGTGGAGGAAGATCATGGAAGGGAAGGGGTTTCAAGGGGTGGCGTTGAGCTCAAACGCAGTCACGCAATCAAGAATATTGCTGGGATTGTATTCATGCGATGGCTATAGATTGACGGAGGATAAGGGTTGTTTACTTCTAGGGTGGCAGGATAGGCACATTCTTGCTGCTTCTGCATGGCGCTGCTAG